The Heterodontus francisci isolate sHetFra1 chromosome 13, sHetFra1.hap1, whole genome shotgun sequence genome includes a region encoding these proteins:
- the LOC137376717 gene encoding proton-activated chloride channel-like, with translation MAAAIMRRDIAGSYRELADVGTEEGTCNSELGDETDADQDNVNGPVMQDDELGCTSLSSIFGKACLKNTFAVILIFIYLLLMSVAVFLAYQTITDFREKLKHPVMSVSFQEVLKYDAPGETTVFFLLKLLP, from the exons ATGGCTGCGGCGATAATGAGGAGGGATATCGCCGGCTCTTACCGAGAG CTTGCAGATGTTGGAACAGAGGAAGGAACTTGCAATTCTGAACTTGGGGATGAGACTGATGCAGATCAAGACAATGTAAATGGACCAGTAATGCAAG ATGATGAACTTGGCTGCACAAGTCTGTCTTCCATCTTTGGTAAAGCCTGTCTGAAGAATACTTTTGCTGTGATTCTTATCTTCATCTACCTACTCCTGATGTCCGTGGCAGTGTTCCTGGCCTATCAGACCATCACAGACTTCAGAGAGAAGCTCAAACACCCTGTCATGTCTGTCTCCTTCCAGGAAGTTCTGAAATATGATGCTCCTGGTGAGACTacagttttttttcttttaaaattgcTGCCATAA